In Pararge aegeria chromosome 17, ilParAegt1.1, whole genome shotgun sequence, one genomic interval encodes:
- the LOC120630993 gene encoding transcription factor Adf-1-like: MNTREYREKLIDEVKKYPVLYDTRHENHRDIDVRDRCWLEISERLGANCEILKREWKILRDSLRQSLKKCNKGATTKAGVPCKKWRFQNRMAFVLPYMTKRRNPRQLRDDIKVDETEVQSEQEQDSEALAEWDPGNSDNDALDLFFASVCQSTKRLPKKYQSQIKREVLDTLLRIEEQHETDARETKIAVAKMF; the protein is encoded by the exons ATGAATACGCGCGAGTATCGGGAGAAGTTGATAGATGAAGTGAAGAAGTACCCCGTGCTGTACGACACGCGGCATGAAAACCATCGCGATATCGACGTGAGAGACCGCTGCTGGTTGGAAATCTCCGAGCGGCTGGGCGCTAATT GTGAAATCCTAAAGCGCGAGTGGAAGATCCTGCGCGACTCGCTGCGGCAGTCGCTCAAGAAGTGCAACAAAGGAGCCACCACCAAGGCCGGCGTGCCCTGCAAGAAGTGGCGCTTCCAGAACCGCATGGCCTTCGTGCTGCCCTACATGACCAAGCGACG GAATCCGCGCCAACTGCGAGACGACATCAAAGTAGACGAAACCGAGGTCCAGTCAGAGCAGGAACAAGACTCAGAAGCCCTGGCGGAGTGGGATCCCGGCAACAGCGACAACGATGCCTTAGATCTATTCTTCGCGAGCGTCTGCCAGAGCACCAAGCGCCTGCCCAAGAAGTACCAGAGCCAGATTAAGAGGGAGGTGTTGGACACCTTGCTGAGGATAGAAGAACAACATGAGACCGACGCGAGGGAGACCAAGATAGCCGTTgccaaaatgttttaa